One Dioscorea cayenensis subsp. rotundata cultivar TDr96_F1 chromosome 17, TDr96_F1_v2_PseudoChromosome.rev07_lg8_w22 25.fasta, whole genome shotgun sequence DNA window includes the following coding sequences:
- the LOC120280384 gene encoding uncharacterized protein LOC120280384 isoform X1 — MKPFSSGSLLRVLLMLRTVEIMVGLLALVCIALSSGMVDGGRSIQPLETEDIQVEKKLKLLNNPFVKSIQSEDGDVIDCVDIYKQPAFDHPLLKNHTIKVSPSFVPTNGDTSASSIMNSSLPFSQVWHKSGSCPNGTIPIRRILRQHLLNASSLERYGKKPMNIITKCDFHILDYTFALGIQHYHSTAALIASGFSYTGAKADINVWNPPVEADDEYTTGQMTLTSGPFNNSDTIEVGWMVNPSVYGDRRTRLFIYWTNDSGKSSGCFDLLCPGFVQVNKDVLLGGAIEPTSSYYGQQYVIPLEVVKDFEQDVWWLITRNETDTLTIGYWPCDMFISMYHIAEMLMWGGDVYSPRMHTGRHTATAMGSGHFSSEHWSMASYIKQPRMRDYSMTYKYPYPSSPFTLEVDCYSAENYAEVLFTEPLFYYGGPGRNLYCP; from the exons ATGAAGCCTTTCAG CTCAGGAAGCTTGCTTAGAGTTTTGCTCATGCTGAGGACAGTGGAAATAATGGTGGGGTTGTTAGCCTTGGTCTGCATTGCTCTGAGCAGTGGAATGGTGGATGGTGGAAGGAGCATTCAACCTCTGGAGACAGAAGATATTCAAGTGGAGAAAAAACTCAAACTGCTTAACAATCCTTTCGTGAAAAGCATCCAG AGTGAAGATGGAGATGTCATTGATTGTGTAGATATCTACAAGCAACCGGCTTTTGATCATCCACTGCTGAAAAATCACACTATCAAG GTTTCTCCCAGCTTTGTTCCAACAAATGGTGATACTTCTGCTTCATCAATTATGAATTCGTCACTACCTTTTTCTCAAGTGTGGCACAAGAGTGGTAGCTGCCCCAATGGAACAATTCCAATCCGGAGGATTTTGCGACAACATTTGCTCAATGCCTCCTCCCTTGAGAGATATGGGAAGAAACCTATGAATATAATCACAAAATGTGattttcatattcttgattATACGTTTGCTTTGGGAATACAGCATTACCACAGT ACTGCAGCACTGATCGCTTCAGGTTTTAGCTACACTGGAGCGAAAGCGGACATTAATGTGTGGAATCCTCCCGTTGAAGCAGATGATGAGTACACCACTGGTCAGATGACACTGACAAGTGGACCTTTCAATAACTCAGACACAATTGAGGTTGGATGGATG GTAAATCCTTCGGTTTATGGAGATAGGCGAACCAGATTATTCATATACTGGACT AATGACTCTGGGAAGTCGAGTGGCTGCTTTGACCTCCTCTGCCCAGGTTTTGTTCAGGTGAACAAAGACGTACTCCTTGGTGGCGCCATAGAGCCTACATCTTCATATTATGGTCAACAGTATGTTATTCCTCTGGAAGTTGTCAAG GATTTCGAGCAAGATGTTTGGTGGCTTATCACAAGAAATGAAACTGATACTCTAACTATTGGCTACTGGCCTTGCGATATGTTCATAAGCATGTACCATATTGCGGAGATGTTGATGTGGGGTGGTGATGTCTACAGTCCAAGAATGCACACAGGACGTCACACTGCAACAGCCATGGGTAGTGGCCACTTTTCAAGCGAGCACTGGAGCATGGCCAGCTACATCAAGCAGCCCCGCATGAGGGATTACTCTATGACTTACAAGTACCCTTATCCTTCATCCCCCTTCACTCTGGAAGTGGACTGCTACAGCGCAGAAAACTACGCTGAAGTACTTTTCACAGagccattattttattatggaGGCCCTGGACGGAATTTATATTGTCCATGA
- the LOC120280383 gene encoding uncharacterized RNA methyltransferase CT0009 has protein sequence MVVVPGCAARSLAVRPWLQAVRCSSAASLPLPSPSETDDAAGASQSTPQQGSPSRSFFPKRGQTLELVCESLAFKGKGICKAADNGFVLMCDRALPGERFIGRVSRKKGSYAEVQKLKTITPHQNAVDAPCEYAGHCGGCKTQNLLYEAQIEAKEQQVRDLIVHVGRFAERDSLFSSVMKPIVPCEIQYHYRNKMEFSFGSRRWVPAEELEEGKGQNVGGFALGLHAPGFFDKVLHVEKCLLQSEAANKVLAVIQSSWRSPDLGLSPYNVHTHTGFLKHLMLRTGRDVRTGLPELMVNFVTSSYKPDLLEPLVNKVSAIPEVVSIMNNVNTSVGNTSVGEEEYILYGKSTITEILRGLTFQISANSFFQTNAHQAEVLYKLIGDYAGLKGDCSEIVLDLFCGTGTIGLTLARRVRHVYGYEVVAEAISDARRNAELNGINNATFVQGDLNKINDSFGNNFPKPDIVISDPNRPGMHLKLIKFLLKLQAPRIIYVSCNPATCARDLDYLCHGLGDQGISGCYQLKSVQPVDMFPHTPHIECVCLLELF, from the exons ATGGTCGTTGTCCCAGGCTGCGCCGCCCGAAGCCTCGCCGTGCGCCCATGGCTGCAAGCAGTGCGCTGCTCCTCCGCCGCCTCACTCCCTCTTCCTTCTCCTTCCGAGACGGACGACGCTGCTGGAGCTTCGCAATCAACGCCGCAGCAGGGATCACCATCGCGCTCCTTCTTTCCTAAGCGCGGGCAGACGCTGGAGCTCGTGTGTGAGTCCCTGGCCTTCAAGGGGAAGGGCATCTGCAAGGCCGCCGACAACGGCTTCGTCCTCATGTGTGACCGCGCCCTCCCCGGCGAACGGTTTATTGGTCGGGTTTCTCGCAAGAAGGGTTCCTACGCTGAG GTGCAAAAGCTGAAGACAATCACACCGCACCAGAACGCCGTCGATGCACCGTGTGAATATGCCGGTCATTGTGGAGGCTGCAAGACGCAAAATTTGCTATACGAGGCGCAGATCGAAGCCAAGGAGCAGCAGGTCCGGGACTTAATCGTTCATGTTGGGAGGTTCGCAGAGAGAGATTCATTGTTTTCTTCTGTGATGAAACCTATTGTGCCGTGTGAAATTCAGTATCATTACCGGAATAAG ATGGAGTTTTCGTTTGGTTCCCGGAGATGGGTTCCAGCAGAAGAACTGGAAGAGGGGAAAGGTCAGAATGTGGGAGGCTTTGCGTTGGGGCTGCATGCTCCGGGGTTTTTTGACAAGGTCCTTCATGTTGAGAAGTGCCTACTGCAAAGTGAAGCTGCTAACAAG GTTCTTGCAGTTATTCAAAGTAGCTGGAGAAGTCCTGATCTAGGCCTTTCTCCATACAACGTCCATACTCATACTGGGTTTCTTAAACACCTGATGCTAAGAACTGGAAG aGATGTCAGGACAGGGCTGCCAGAACTCATGGTTAACTTTGTGACATCAAGCTACAAACCTGATCTATTGGAGCCTTTAGTCAACAAGGTGTCAGCTATTCCTGAAGTG GTCAGTATCATGAATAATGTGAATACTTCTGTTGGCAATACATCTGTTGGGGAGGAAGAATATATCTTGTATGGGAAGTCAACAATCACCGAGATCTTGAGAGGACTTACATTTCAGATATCCGCCAATTCCTTCTTTCAAACCAATGCCCACCAG GCTGAAGTACTCTATAAACTTATTGGGGACTATGCCGGACTTAAAGGAGATTGCTCAGAGATTGTCCTTGATCTTTTCTGTGGAACTGGTACCATTGGTTTGACCCTTGCCAGAAG GGTAAGACATGTTTATGGCTATGAAGTTGTGGCTGAGGCCATCTCAGATGCTCGTCGAAACGCTGAACTCAATGGCATCAATAATGCTACCTTTGTTCAAGGGGAtcttaacaaaattaatgacTCATTTGGAAACAATTTTCCTAAGCCGGATATTGTTATTTCAG ATCCCAATCGTCCGGGCATGCACTTGAAGCTGATTAAGTTTCTCCTGAAACTTCAGGCGCCACGCATCATCTATGTTTCTTGCAATCCAGCCACCTGTGCCCGTGATCTCGACTACCTATGTCATGGTTTG GGTGATCAGGGTATTTCTGGATGCTACCAGCTGAAGAGTGTGCAACCTGTGGACATGTTCCCTCACACTCCTCACATAGAGTGTGTCTGTTTGCTTGAACTTTTTTGA
- the LOC120280385 gene encoding uncharacterized protein LOC120280385, translating to MVTELGKTVVLLALLCIASRIGVVNGKRSIPSQGKELEVEKKLKSLNKPFIKSIKSGDGDIIDCVDIKKQPAFDHPLMKNHVIKKFPSIPTMGAISPVPPRLNSSMPFSQVWRRSGSCPAGTIPIRRVLKYHLLNCSSLARYGMKNSGMVMKHGFLIHGHTFALGLENNHSVVVLHIGGFNFLGAKAYINVWNPPVEADDEYTTGQIWLKNGPVDNSDTIEVGWMVNPSVYGDRQTRLFIYWTADSGKSTGCFDLLCSGFIQMNRDVVLGGTITPMSSFHGLQSYISLEVFKDPKQDAWWLTFNTNIVIGYWPSKIFNHMQNTAGTLQWGGDVYSPRMHTGGTATGMGSSHFAFEHWSMASFIAQPRMMTTSLAYEYPKSATVVATEMKCYAGEIYSEGSGEEPLFYFGGPGLNMFCP from the exons ATGGTTACGGAGCTGGGGAAGACGGTTGTTTTATTAGCCTTGCTTTGTATTGCTTCAAGGATTGGGGTGGTGAATGGCAAACGGAGCATTCCATCTCAGGGGAAAGAACTTGAAGTGGAGAAAAAATTGAAGTCGCTCAACAAGCCATTCATAAAAAGCATTAAG AGTGGAGATGGTGATATCATAGACTGTGTTGATATCAAGAAACAGCCAGCATTTGATCATCCTCTGATGAAGAATCATGTTATCAAG AAGTTTCCCAGTATTCCAACAATGGGTGCTATTTCTCCTGTTCCACCAAGGCTGAATTCTTCAATGCCCTTCTCTCAAGTTTGGCGCAGGAGTGGGAGCTGCCCTGCTGGAACGATTCCGATCCGCAGGGTTCTGAAATATCACTTGCTAAATTGCTCTTCCCTTGCAAGATACGGGATGAAAAATTCTGGTATGGTCATGAAGCATGGTTTTCTCATTCACGGTCATACATTTGCATTGGGATTAGAAAATAACCATTCA GTTGTGGTGCTGCACATTGGAGGTTTTAACTTTCTTGGAGCAAAAGCGTACATTAATGTGTGGAATCCTCCAGTTGAAGCTGATGATGAGTATACCACTGGTcaaatttggttaaaaaatgGACCTGTAGATAACTCGGACACCATTGAGGTTGGATGGATG GTTAATCCTTCTGTTTACGGCGATAGGCAAACCAGACTATTCATATACTGGACT GCTGACTCCGGAAAGTCAACTGGCTGCTTTGACCTACTTTGCTCTGGTTTCATTCAGATGAACAGAGATGTAGTTCTTGGTGGCACTATCACGCCTATGTCTTCATTCCACGGGCTACAATCTTACATATCCTTAGAAGTTTTCAAG GACCCCAAACAAGATGCATGGTGGCTGACATTTAATACAAACATTGTCATTGGTTACTGGCCAAGCAAAATCTTCAACCACATGCAAAATACTGCAGGGACCTTGCAGTGGGGCGGTGATGTCTACAGCCCCAGGATGCACACCGGGGGCACAGCCACCGGCATGGGCAGCAGCCACTTTGCATTCGAACACTGGAGTATGGCTAGCTTTATCGCGCAGCCCAGGATGATGACAACCTCATTGGCTTATGAGTACCCCAAATCTGCAACTGTTGTTGCCACGGAAATGAAATGCTATGCTGGAGAGATCTATTCCGAAGGCTCCGGCGAGGAACCATTGTTCTACTTTGGAGGCCCTGGACTGAATATGTTCTGTCCTTGA
- the LOC120280711 gene encoding uncharacterized protein LOC120280711 — translation MVVNKVMKWSPWSPAPTSPETKKKKKKKKKKCNVIMKVVKVEGLVLPASGAGDTRVAAVEIRWKDSLQRKEQKFSYFRGMKRSKKMVKNVSGDRVVDGGGAAVWDENLSFPFNPDSSSAWEVSFSILYGTQKERKKGKPLEEVGSAEINLAEWICNYKVEVRGKETEFQGQRKTLPIIIRTENLSCNALLYVIFSLEEGNAEKPDDKYNSGQMDTEYMNSSHFVKLNEEQDRFNASSTSTSNSNSGGSSPSKHKLFSWSKRRKNSSENVNEKVAEIDNCVTKEKEEDPIGRWEQREYISRDKQTKLRIQTFFASIDQRDESANGESACTTLVAVITDAIHRRRLNTPTRIEFDRLIREGSSEWQKLCRNKTYVEQFPNKHFDLETILEAKVRPINVVSEKSYIGFFQPESFESLQGAMSFDNIWEEITEGIHEGDQKVYIVSWNDHFFVLKLEANVYQIIDTLGERLYEGCNKAYILEFDEASEMYQLPEINGDDSEEELVSRGKECCREFIKRFLAAIPLREELEMEEKGKENGTTSIALHQRLQIDFHLTEANCS, via the exons ATGGTGGTAAACAAAGTGATGAAATGGTCTCCATGGTCACCGGCACCGACATCACCggagacaaagaagaagaagaagaagaagaagaagaagtgtaaTGTTATTATGAAGGTGGTGAAAGTTGAAGGGCTAGTTTTGCCGGCCAGTGGCGCCGGAGATACACGGGTGGCCGCGGTGGAGATTAGATGGAAGGATTCATTACAAAGAAAAGAGCAAAAGTTTTCGTATTTTCGAGGAATGAAGAGATCAAAGAAAATGGTTAAGAATGTCTCCGGCGACCGGGTGGTGGACGGAGGTGGCGCCGCCGTGTGGGATGAGAACTTGAGTTTTCCGTTCAATCCTGATTCTAGTTCTGCTTGGGAAGTTTCCTTCTCAATTCTTTAC GGaacacaaaaagaaaggaagaagggaAAACCACTAGAAGAAGTTGGAAGTGCAGAAATAAACCTTGCAGAATGGATTTGTAACTACAAAGTGGaagtgagaggaaaggaaaCAGAGTTTCAGGGCCAGAGAAAAACTCTTCCCATTATCATAAGAACAGAAAACTTATCATGCAATGCTTTGCTCTAT GTAATTTTCAGTTTGGAGGAAGGAAATGCAGAAAAACCAGATGATAAATATAATTCAGGTCAAATGGACACTGAGTACATGAATTCATCTCATTTTGTAAagttaaatgaagaacaagataGATTCAATGCAAGTAGTACCAGTACCAGCAACAGCAACAGTGGAGGATCAAGTCCTTCAAAGCATAAATTGTTTTCCTGGAGTAAAAGAAGGAAGAATAGCAGTGAAAATGTGAATGAAAAAGTTGCAGAAATCGACAATTGTGTTACG aaagaaaaagaagaggatcCGATTGGACGATGGGAGCAGAGAGAATACATTAGTAGAGACAAGCAAACGAAGCTCAGAATTCAGACATTCTTCGCGTCGATTGATCAGCGGGATGAGAGTGCTAATGGTGAGAGTGCATGCACTACATTGGTGGCAGTGATCACTGATGCAATACACAGAAGAAGGTTAAACACACCAACAAGAATTGAATTTGATAGGCTGATAAGAGAAGGCTCATCAGAGTGGCAGAAACTCTgcagaaataaaacatatgtgGAGCAATTCCCAAACAAGCATTTTGACCTGGAAACAATCTTGGAAGCAAAAGTGAGACCAATAAATGTTGTCTCAGAGAAGTCTTACATTGGTTTCTTCCAGCCAGAGAGCTTTGAATCACTTCAAGGTGCAATGTCATTTGATAATATATGGGAAGAGATTACCGAGGGGATTCATGAAGGTGATCAGAAGGTGTACATTGTGAGTTGGAATGACCACTTCTTTGTGCTAAAGTTAGAAGCAAATGTTTATCAAATTATTGACACATTGGGTGAGAGATTGTATGAAGGGTGCAACAAGGCTTACATTCTAGAGTTTGATGAGGCTTCAGAGATGTACCAGTTGCCAGAGATCAATGGAGATGACAGTGAAGAAGAATTGGTTTCCCGGGGAAAGGAATGCTGCAGAGAGTTCATAAAGAGATTCTTGGCTGCGATACCATTGAGGGAGGAGCTGGAGATGGAGGAGAAGGGAAAGGAGAATGGAACAACAAGCATTGCTCTTCATCAGAGGTTGCAAATAGACTTTCATTTAACAGAGGCAAATTGTTCATGA
- the LOC120280384 gene encoding uncharacterized protein LOC120280384 isoform X2, with protein sequence MLRTVEIMVGLLALVCIALSSGMVDGGRSIQPLETEDIQVEKKLKLLNNPFVKSIQSEDGDVIDCVDIYKQPAFDHPLLKNHTIKVSPSFVPTNGDTSASSIMNSSLPFSQVWHKSGSCPNGTIPIRRILRQHLLNASSLERYGKKPMNIITKCDFHILDYTFALGIQHYHSTAALIASGFSYTGAKADINVWNPPVEADDEYTTGQMTLTSGPFNNSDTIEVGWMVNPSVYGDRRTRLFIYWTNDSGKSSGCFDLLCPGFVQVNKDVLLGGAIEPTSSYYGQQYVIPLEVVKDFEQDVWWLITRNETDTLTIGYWPCDMFISMYHIAEMLMWGGDVYSPRMHTGRHTATAMGSGHFSSEHWSMASYIKQPRMRDYSMTYKYPYPSSPFTLEVDCYSAENYAEVLFTEPLFYYGGPGRNLYCP encoded by the exons ATGCTGAGGACAGTGGAAATAATGGTGGGGTTGTTAGCCTTGGTCTGCATTGCTCTGAGCAGTGGAATGGTGGATGGTGGAAGGAGCATTCAACCTCTGGAGACAGAAGATATTCAAGTGGAGAAAAAACTCAAACTGCTTAACAATCCTTTCGTGAAAAGCATCCAG AGTGAAGATGGAGATGTCATTGATTGTGTAGATATCTACAAGCAACCGGCTTTTGATCATCCACTGCTGAAAAATCACACTATCAAG GTTTCTCCCAGCTTTGTTCCAACAAATGGTGATACTTCTGCTTCATCAATTATGAATTCGTCACTACCTTTTTCTCAAGTGTGGCACAAGAGTGGTAGCTGCCCCAATGGAACAATTCCAATCCGGAGGATTTTGCGACAACATTTGCTCAATGCCTCCTCCCTTGAGAGATATGGGAAGAAACCTATGAATATAATCACAAAATGTGattttcatattcttgattATACGTTTGCTTTGGGAATACAGCATTACCACAGT ACTGCAGCACTGATCGCTTCAGGTTTTAGCTACACTGGAGCGAAAGCGGACATTAATGTGTGGAATCCTCCCGTTGAAGCAGATGATGAGTACACCACTGGTCAGATGACACTGACAAGTGGACCTTTCAATAACTCAGACACAATTGAGGTTGGATGGATG GTAAATCCTTCGGTTTATGGAGATAGGCGAACCAGATTATTCATATACTGGACT AATGACTCTGGGAAGTCGAGTGGCTGCTTTGACCTCCTCTGCCCAGGTTTTGTTCAGGTGAACAAAGACGTACTCCTTGGTGGCGCCATAGAGCCTACATCTTCATATTATGGTCAACAGTATGTTATTCCTCTGGAAGTTGTCAAG GATTTCGAGCAAGATGTTTGGTGGCTTATCACAAGAAATGAAACTGATACTCTAACTATTGGCTACTGGCCTTGCGATATGTTCATAAGCATGTACCATATTGCGGAGATGTTGATGTGGGGTGGTGATGTCTACAGTCCAAGAATGCACACAGGACGTCACACTGCAACAGCCATGGGTAGTGGCCACTTTTCAAGCGAGCACTGGAGCATGGCCAGCTACATCAAGCAGCCCCGCATGAGGGATTACTCTATGACTTACAAGTACCCTTATCCTTCATCCCCCTTCACTCTGGAAGTGGACTGCTACAGCGCAGAAAACTACGCTGAAGTACTTTTCACAGagccattattttattatggaGGCCCTGGACGGAATTTATATTGTCCATGA
- the LOC120280361 gene encoding LOW QUALITY PROTEIN: eukaryotic initiation factor 4A-3-like (The sequence of the model RefSeq protein was modified relative to this genomic sequence to represent the inferred CDS: deleted 1 base in 1 codon), which produces MAGMAPEGSPFDARNYDAKMNDLITAEGSQFFTTYEEVFESFDAMGLQENLLRGIYAYGFEKPSAIQQRGIVPFVKGLDVIQQAQSGTGKTATFCSGILQQLDYGLVECQALVLAPTRELAQQIEKVMRALGDYLGVKVHACVGGTSVREDQRILSAGVHVVVGTPGRVFDMLRRQSLRPDQIRMFVLDEADEMLSRGFKDQIYDIFQLLPSKVQVGVFSATMPPEALEITRKFMNKPVRILVKRDELTLEGIKQFYVNVEKEDWKLDTLCDLYETLAITQSVIFVNTRRKVDWLTDKMRSRDHTVSATHGDMDQNTRDIIMREFRSGSSRVLITTDLLARGIDVQQVSLVINYDLPTQPENYLHRIGRSGRFGRKGVAINFVTREDERMLFDIQRFYNVVIEELPSNVADLI; this is translated from the exons ATGGCAGGAATGGCACCAGAAGGTTCACCATTTGATGCGCGCAATTATGATGCAAAAATGAATGACCT GATTACAGCAGAGGGTTCTCAGTTTTTCACTACCTATGAGGAAGTTTTTGAAAGTTTTGATGCAATGGGACTACAGGAGAACCTATTAAGAGGCATCTATGCTTATG GTTTTGAGAAACCATCTGCAATCCAGCAAAGGGGAATTGTTCCCTTTGTCAAGGGTCTTGATGTTATTCAACAAGCACAATCTGGAACCGGGAAAACTGCTACTTTTTGTTCCGGTATTCTGCAGCAGCTGGACTACGGGTTGGTTGAATGCCAAGCCCTGGTTCTTGCTCCAACTCGTGAATTGGCACAGCAGATCGAGAAGGTCATGCGGGCCCTTGGTGACTACCTGGGTGTGAAAGTTCATGCTTGTGTTGGAGGAACAAGTGTACGTGAAGATCAAAGAATTCTTTCAGCTGGGGTTCATGTGGTTGTTGGGACACCTGGCCGTGTGTTTGACATGTTAAGAAGGCAATCTCTTAGGCCTGACCAAATCAGAATGTTTGTGTTGGATGAGGCTGATGAAATGCTTTCCCGTGGCTTCAAGGACCAG ATATATGATATCTTCCAGCTTCTGCCTTCAAAAGTTCAGGTTGGGGTTTTCTCTGCCACAATGCCTCCGGAAGCCCTCGAGATCACCCGTAAATTCATGAACAAGCCAGTGAGAATCCTTGTTAAGCGTGACGAGCTTACACTTGAGGGTATTAAGCAATTTTACGTCAATGTGGAG AAGGAAGACTGGAAGCTCGATACTCTCTGTGATTTGTATGAGACTCTGGCTATTACGCAGAGTGTTATCTTCGTTAACACCAGACGCAAGGTTGACTGGCTCACCGATAAGATGAGAAGCAGGGATCACACCGTCTCTGCTACACATGGAGACATGGATCAGAACACCAGAGACATTATTATGCGGGAATTTCGATCTGGATCCTCCCGTGTTCTGATCACCACCGATCTACTTGCTCGCGGTATAGATGTTCAGCAAGTCTCCCTTGTGATTAATTATGATCTGCCAACACAACCTGAGAACTATCTTCATCGTATCGGACGAAGTGGTCGTTTCGGGAGGAAGGGTGTCGCCATCAACTTTGTCACCCGTGAGGACGAGAGGATGTTGTTCGACATCCAGCGCTTTTACAATGTCGTGATTGAGGAGCTGCCTTCCAATGTCGCCGATCTCATCTGA
- the LOC120280712 gene encoding uncharacterized protein LOC120280712: MLLSNFMITRVKEMVIFLVLLYIASSSAVVVGKQSNPFPGEELQVEAKLRLLNKPFVKSIQSEDGDIIDCVDLYKQPALDHPLLKNHSIRISPSFDPTNGDSSTPLILNYSLPFSQVWRRSGSCPDGTIPIRRVLKHHLLNASSLERYGKKNTNVITKRDFRMLEHTFAVGIENYHTAAALITAGYSYIGAKADINVWNPRVEADDEYSTAQIWLRNGPFNNSDSIEFGWIVNPSVYGDRQTRLFIYWTNDSGKSTGCFDLLCPGFVQVNKDILLGGTIYPTSAFHGQQYHISLEVVRDFDQNVWWLISSTDNIMIGYWPCDIFSYLYNIAVIVEWGGDVYSPRMHQEPHTATAMGSSNFASDHWSFACFIHQPRIKDYSMTYKYPYPSFPFTPDVNCYSGENYAETLFTEPLFYFGGPGRNLYCP, from the exons ATGCTGCTGTCGAACTTCATGATCACAAGAGTGAAAGAGATGGTGATTTTCTTAGTGTTGCTTTACATCGCGTCGAGCAGTGCAGTAGTGGTTGGCAAACAGAGCAATCCATTTCCAGGGGAAGAACTTCAAGTGGAGGCCAAACTCAGACTGCTTAACAAGCCTTTTGTTAAAAGCATCCAG AGTGAAGACGGAGATATTATAGATTGTGTCGATCTCTACAAGCAACCAGCATTAGATCATCCTCTGCTGAAGAATCACTCTATCAGG ATATCTCCCAGCTTTGATCCAACAAATGGTGATTCTTCTACTCCGTTGATACTGAACTACTCACTTCCGTTCTCTCAAGTGTGGCGCAGAAGTGGAAGCTGCCCAGATGGTACCATTCCAATCCGCAGGGTTCTGAAACATCACTTGTTGAATGCTTCCTCCCTTGAAAGATATGGGAAGAAAAATACAAATGTGATCACGAAACGTGATTTTCGCATGCTAGAACATACATTTGCAGTGGGAATAGAAAATTATCACACT GCTGCAGCACTAATCACTGCAGGTTATAGCTACATTGGGGCGAAAGCGGACATTAACGTGTGGAATCCTCGTGTTGAAGCTGATGACGAATATTCCACTGCTCAGATTTGGCTGAGAAATGGACCTTTTAATAACTCTGACTCCATTGAGTTTGGATGGATT GTTAATCCTTCAGTTTATGGAGATAGGCAAACCAGATTATTCATATACTGGACA AATGACTCTGGGAAGTCAACCGGTTGTTTCGACCTCCTATGCCCTGGTTTTGTTCAGGTGAACAAAGATATACTCCTTGGTGGCACTATCTATCCTACATCTGCATTCCATGGACAACAGTATCacatctccttggaagttgtcAGG GACTTCGACCAGAATGTCTGGTGGCTCATCTCAAGCACCGACAACATAATGATCGGTTACTGGCCGTGTGACATCTTTAGCTACTTGTACAACATAGCTGTGATTGTGGAGTGGGGCGGTGATGTCTACAGTCCGAGGATGCATCAAGAACCTCACACCGCCACGGCAATGGGAAGCAGTAATTTTGCCTCTGATCACTGGAGCTTTGCTTGCTTCATCCACCAGCCAAGGATAAAGGACTACTCCATGACTTACAAGTACCCTTATCCTTCGTTCCCTTTCACGCCAGACGTGAACTGTTACAGCGGAGAGAACTACGCTGAAACGCTCTTCACAGAGCCATTGTTTTACTTCGGTGGTCCTGGTCGGAATCTCTACTGTCCATGA